The sequence TGTCCTCGCGCAGCGGTTCTTCGCGCTCCTGCTCGAAGAGGGGAAGCTGATACCCCACCCCGGCCCTCCCCGCATGCGGGGAGGGCGACCGGCGCACGGCTTCGAGGATGGTGCGCGGGTCAATGCGCTCGTGGACGTGCAGCGAGACGGTCGGCACTTCAAACGAGGTATGCTCGGCCTTGCCGGCCCAGACCAGTTGCGGGTCGAGGTACGGGTCGTAGGCGTAGGTCTTCTTCTGCTGCCCGGCGTCGGGATCGGTCTCCGGCGTCACCAGGCCGACGGGCGGGTTGTTGACCCGCTGTTTGTCGCGGTGTTCGTAGGATTCGATGGGACGTTTGCCGTCTGTCTTTTTTCGTGCCATTAGGTCTTTCCTCAAGTCATACGGTCTTTCAGAAGGTCAACTTTTTGTTAGACCGCAAAGCGGAAATTGATAATGTCCCCGTCCTTGACGATATAGTCGCGACCTTCCAAGCGAAGCACGCCGTCCGCACGGCACTGCGCCAGGCTTTTGCGGGTGATAAAGTCGTTATAGTGCACCACCTCGGCGCGGATAAAGCCCCGCTCGATGTCGGTATGAATGGCGCCGGCCGCAACTGGTGCCGGCGTATTGCGGCGGATCGTCCAGGCGCGCACCTCATCTTCGCCCACCGTGAAAAAGGAGATCAGGCCCACCAGATCATAAGAAGTACGGATCAGCCGCCCCATGGCTGATTCGGTAATACCAAGATCTTCGCGAAACAGCTCGGCTTCGTCGGGCGAAAGCTGCAGAATCTCCATCTCGATCTTGGCGGAAATCGCCAGCAGCGCCGTATGCGGCTGCGAACGATAAGCCGCAAAAGGCGCCAGCACCTCCTCTTCGCGCCGAATGTCGTTTTCGCCGATGTTGAGACAAAGAATGACCGGCTTTTGACTGAGGAACTGATAACCGCGCACCAACAGTTGTTCTTCGCGACTCATTTCCATCATGCGCAGCGGCTTTTCTTCCTCCAACAGTTTTTTGCAGCGCTGCAGCAGCTCATATTCCTGCGCATCCTGATCGCTTTTTCTGGTGCGCATCTGCTTTTCCAGCCGCGCCATGCGGTTCTCGATAATGGAAAGATCGCTGATGATGAAATCGGTTTCGATGGTTTTGAGATCGCGCAAGGGATCTATGGACTCGAGGGGATGCGGTACGGCATCGTCGGCAAAGTGACGCAGCAGCACCAAAAGGGCGTCGACGGTGCGCACCAGTCCAAGGAATTGATCGCTGAAACCGCCTTTCTTCTGTTCCGCCGTGCTGATGCCGGCCAAATCGACATATTCGATGGTCGCCGGCGTTTTTTTCCTCGGCTTAAAGATTTCATTGAGAGCATCGAGCCGCTCGTCCGGCACATTGACGATTGCCCGATGCGCCTCGCCTTTGCCGCTGTAGGCAGCCGTCTCCACTTGGGAGCCTGTCAGTGCATTGAACAGCGTCGTTTTCCCAGATAACCCCAATCCGACAATACCGATTTTCATCTTTGCCTCGTAAAAAACCCTTTGTTGTCCTTAAGCGGGGCAGCGTGAACTTGTTTCAATTGCCCGCTTCAGGCTGAAAAAGTCTTTTCATTCGCTGTAAATTTGCCTAACTTACCCTTGTTGATTAAAAGAGGGTCCATCTCATGCTGAACCGCAAAACCACCGGTTCAATTCTCTGTCCCAGCTGCGGAAAATTGGTGTCCGTCAACGCCAAAGAGTGTATCTATTGCGGCCGGAAATATCCGGGCTTGTGGGGATTCGGTCCCGCGCTGCAAAAACTCTTCGGCTTGGGCAGTGTTACTTCCATCCTGATCGTCGTTAACGTCGTGCTCTACATTATTGCACTTTTGCTCCGGCCGGCTGCACTTTTGCAGATACGGGATATTTTCAGCATCTTTTCACCCGACATAACGATCCTGTACAAGCTTGGCATGACCGGCTCGTTCGCTTTGTCCCAAGGCCGCTGGTGGACGTTGATCACCGCAGCCTATCTTCACGGCGGGCTGCTGCATATTCTCTTCAATATGCTCTGGCTGCGGCAGCTCGGCACGATGGTCGAAGGTC comes from candidate division KSB1 bacterium and encodes:
- a CDS encoding rhomboid family intramembrane serine protease produces the protein MLNRKTTGSILCPSCGKLVSVNAKECIYCGRKYPGLWGFGPALQKLFGLGSVTSILIVVNVVLYIIALLLRPAALLQIRDIFSIFSPDITILYKLGMTGSFALSQGRWWTLITAAYLHGGLLHILFNMLWLRQLGTMVEGLYGSARTFLIFTAAGVVGFVFSNMAGIDFTLGSSGAVFGLLGALVYYGRRRGGFLGTLLYRQVGTWAIVLFAFGFLTPGVNNMAHAGGFLGGLLAALMMGFNEHKAETTAHRLAALAVVVLTIVCFGLAVAEWVR
- a CDS encoding site-specific DNA-methyltransferase — translated: MARKKTDGKRPIESYEHRDKQRVNNPPVGLVTPETDPDAGQQKKTYAYDPYLDPQLVWAGKAEHTSFEVPTVSLHVHERIDPRTILEAVRRSPSPHAGRAGVGYQLPLFEQEREEPLRED
- the ychF gene encoding redox-regulated ATPase YchF, producing the protein MKIGIVGLGLSGKTTLFNALTGSQVETAAYSGKGEAHRAIVNVPDERLDALNEIFKPRKKTPATIEYVDLAGISTAEQKKGGFSDQFLGLVRTVDALLVLLRHFADDAVPHPLESIDPLRDLKTIETDFIISDLSIIENRMARLEKQMRTRKSDQDAQEYELLQRCKKLLEEEKPLRMMEMSREEQLLVRGYQFLSQKPVILCLNIGENDIRREEEVLAPFAAYRSQPHTALLAISAKIEMEILQLSPDEAELFREDLGITESAMGRLIRTSYDLVGLISFFTVGEDEVRAWTIRRNTPAPVAAGAIHTDIERGFIRAEVVHYNDFITRKSLAQCRADGVLRLEGRDYIVKDGDIINFRFAV